The following proteins come from a genomic window of Candidatus Thorarchaeota archaeon:
- the hisC gene encoding histidinol-phosphate transaminase, giving the protein MTSGSSSWRRRLHDISRRTPVYQPSKDNGARSTQNRTMLSANENLFLNREALREIIVEAANSVDPRTYSSESVYRLEKTLAEKHDISPEQILIGNGGDQLIDLLVRSIAGPRSSVVSVTPTFSMYRRYVLTNNATYCEVPLENDFTLDVTKLLGEIDSACPLVFLCSPNNPTARSFSQSNVEKIVSQTSSLVVIDEAYADFADTSFVDFLESYENLVVIRTFSKSLGLAGLRVGYALGEKNLISTIKTSVQHPFPVSSLAIEIGIRLLKRERLVAKAIRETIRERKRLISNLNNLSAVKAFDSETNFVLFKTKQTSRELTTALAQKGVEVRNIGCVLGHRNCIRVTVGPRAIMDYFVNALKEVIS; this is encoded by the coding sequence ATGACAAGCGGTAGTTCATCGTGGCGTAGGAGGTTGCATGACATATCTCGCCGAACACCGGTCTATCAACCAAGCAAGGATAACGGTGCCCGGTCAACGCAAAATAGGACAATGCTTTCAGCCAATGAAAACCTATTCCTCAATCGGGAGGCACTCAGAGAAATCATAGTAGAAGCTGCAAATAGTGTAGATCCGAGAACATACTCTTCAGAATCGGTATACAGATTGGAAAAGACGCTAGCAGAGAAGCACGACATCAGTCCAGAGCAGATTCTAATTGGAAACGGGGGTGATCAGCTGATAGATCTTCTTGTAAGATCCATAGCTGGACCAAGAAGCAGTGTTGTTTCCGTTACACCGACATTTTCCATGTACAGGAGATATGTACTGACTAACAACGCGACATACTGTGAGGTCCCTCTGGAGAACGATTTCACACTAGATGTCACGAAGCTGCTTGGAGAAATCGATTCTGCATGTCCTTTGGTATTCCTTTGTTCTCCAAACAATCCAACTGCACGCTCATTCAGCCAAAGCAATGTTGAGAAGATAGTATCACAAACAAGTAGCTTAGTTGTTATTGATGAAGCATATGCGGACTTTGCAGATACCAGTTTCGTGGACTTCCTTGAGTCTTATGAGAACCTTGTAGTCATCCGCACATTCTCGAAGTCCCTGGGGCTAGCAGGACTCAGGGTTGGATATGCTTTAGGAGAGAAAAATCTCATTTCCACGATCAAGACATCAGTACAACATCCATTTCCAGTTAGTTCTCTCGCTATAGAAATTGGCATTCGGCTGCTAAAGCGGGAACGTTTGGTAGCGAAGGCAATTAGAGAGACAATAAGAGAACGTAAACGTCTAATTTCAAACCTAAACAATCTCTCCGCCGTCAAAGCATTTGATTCCGAGACCAATTTCGTATTATTCAAAACCAAGCAGACTTCAAGAGAACTCACTACAGCACTTGCACAAAAAGGGGTTGAAGTCCGTAACATAGGGTGTGTTCTTGGGCACAGAAACTGCATCAGAGTTACTGTTGGCCCTCGAGCAATCATGGATTACTTTGTCAATGCTCTCAAGGAGGTTATTTCATGA